In Rhodoferax sediminis, the sequence AGGTGTCCGGGGCAATCGTGGCCCTGAATGTCAGCGCTGGCGAGCGGGTTCGGGCGGGGCAGGAGTTGCTGCGCATCGACGCCCGGGCCGCGGCCGAGCTGGCCGCCGCGAGTGCGGCGCAGGCGCGCGCCGCGCAGGCCGCCCTGAGCGTGGCGTCCGCGGACTATGAGCGGCAAAAGCAGCTGTTTCAGAAACAGTACATCAGCCAGTCCGCGCTGGACCGCGCCCAAGGCCAGTTTCAGGCGGCGCGGGCCCAAGTGCAGGCCTTGCAGGCGCAGGCCAGCGCAACCCACACGCAATCGGGGTTTTTCGTCGTCACCGCCCCTTATGCGGGCGTGGTCAGCGCGGTACCGGTCGCGCTGGGTGACATGGCCACACCCGGCCGTCCGCTGGTGACCCTGTATGACCCCTCGGCGTTGCGTGTAACGGCCGCCATACCTCAATCGGCGCTGCAAGGGGTTCCCGATGGCAAAAGCCTGCGGCTCGAGCTCCCCGGTGCACCGGTCGGCCAAGGTCTGCTTGAGCCCGGTCCGGTGCAGATTCTGCCGGCGGCCGATGCGGCCACCCACACGTTGCAGGTGCGACTCGATGTGCCTGCGGGCGTCAAGGGCTTGGTGCCCGGCATGTTCGCACGGGTGTGGCTGCCCGTCGCCGCGGCGAGCAGCGGGGGCGGCCGCCTGTATATTCCCGCGAGCGCCGTGGTTCGGCGCGCGGAGATGACCGGGCTGTATGTCATCGGCGCCAATGGACGCCCGCTGCTGCGACAAATCCGGGTGGGACCGCTTGACGGCGACCGCATCGAGGTGCTGAGCGGCGTGCAAAAAGGCGAAAGGATCGCCGCCGATCCACAGGCGGCAGCCAGGGTGCGCTGACATGACCGCGCCATCCGTCATGGGTATCGCCGGCCGCCTTGCCGCACGTTTCCAGAACGCGAAGATCACGCCGCTGCTGGCGCTGGTGGCGTTGCTGCTCGGCTTTTTTGCCGTGCTGGTGACGCCGCGCGAGGAAGAGCCCCAAATCAACGTGACCATGGCCAATGTGTTGATTCCATTTCCGGGCGCGGCGGTGACCGATGTGGAGCAGATGGTGGCGGCGCCGGCCGAACAGGTCTTGTCCCAGATGGTGGGCGTTGAGCATGTGATGTCGGTGTCGCAGCCGGGCCTGGCGGTGCTCACCGTGCAATTCAAGGTCGGGGTGCCGCGCACCGAGGCGCTGGTGCGTCTTTACGACACCATCAATTCGAATGCGGACTGGCTGCCCAAGGGACTGGGTGTGCTCGATCCGATCATCAAGCCCAAGGGCATCGACGATGTGCCCATCGTCACCCTCACGCTGTTCAGCAAAAACCCCGCCACTGGCGCCTTCGACCTGGAGCGTGTGGCGCACAGCATTGAGTCGGACCTCAAACGTGTGCCGGGCACGCGCGAGGTGACGACCGTGGGCGGACCGGGGCGCGCGGTGCTGGTCGAGATGGATCCGGCGCGCATGACGGGCGCCGGCGTCACGGTACCCGACCTGCGTCAGGCACTGCAGTCGGCCAACCCCGGGTTGCCGATCGGGGATCTGATCACTGGCAACCGTGCGGTCGCCATCGACGCGGGCCCATTCCTGCGCCAGGCCAGCGAGGTGGCAGATCTGGTGGTTGGCGTGCACGGCGGTAAACCCGTGTTTCTGCGTGACGTGGCCAGCGTGCGCGACGGACCCTTGCCGCCGAATCGCTACGTCTGGTATGGCTCGGCCGCCAAAGACGGGAAAGCGGCGGCCGAATATCCAGCGGTCACGATAGCGATCACCAAAAAGGCGGGAGAAAACGCCATCGACGTGGCCGATGCGTTGATGCGCCGTGTCGAGGTCCTGCGCAACACGGTGATTCCGGCGGACGTGACCGTGGCCGAGACGCGCAACTATGGTGCCACGGCGAACGACAAGGCTGAAAAACTCATTCACAAGCTGCTGTTCGTGACCGCGCTGGTCGTGGCGCTGGTCTTCGTCGCGCTGGGCTGGCGTGAAGCGGCCATCGTCGGCAGCGCTGTGGTTCTGACACTGACGGTGACGCTGTTTGCCTCCTGGGCCTGGGGCTTCACGCTGAATCGGGTCTCGCTGTTCGCCCTGATCTTCTCGATCGGCATTCTGGTCGATGACGCCATCGTGGTGGTCGAAAACATTCACCGGCATCAGCAACAGTGCCCTGGAACGCCGCTCGCCGAGATCATCCCCGGCGCGGTCGATGAAGTCGGCGGTCCCACCATTCTCGCCACGCTGACGGTGATTGCCGCGCTGCTGCCGATGGCCTTCGTGTCCGGCCTGATGGGCCCCTACATGAGTCCGATCCCGATCAACGCCAGCATGGGCATGGCGCTGTCGCTGGCGATTGCCTTTACCGTCACGCCCTGGCTCGCGCGGCTGTGGCTGAAACCCACGCCGCCAGCCCCCGCGCAGGGTGAAGGGAGCCGCACTGTCGCCATGCATGCGGCCGGACAGGGCCTTGCAGCCCGGCTTGGCCCGCTGTTCGATCGGCTGTTCCGGCCCTTGCTCGACGACGCGCGCGGCTCGCGCCATCGACGCCGGCTTGCACTGGGCATTGCGCTGCTCATCGTGGCCTCGCTGGCGCTGCCCGCCACCAAACTGGTGCTGCTCAAGATGCTGCCTTTCGACAACAAGTCCGAGTTCCAGGTCATTGTGGACATGCCGGCTGGCACGCCGGTCGAGCAGACCGCGGCCGTACTGCACGAGCTGGGTGCCTACCTGGCCACGGTGCCCGAGGTGACCGACTACCAGGCCTACGCCGGCACCGCCGCACCGATCAATTTCAACGGTCTTGTGCGCCAATACTATCTGCGCAGCGGCGGCAACGTCGGGGACTTGCAGGTGAACCTGCTCGACAAGCAGTTGCGCAAGGAGCAAAGCCACGAGATAGCCACCCGCGTGCGTGCGGCGCTGCAGAAGATTGGACGGCAGTTTGGCGCCAACGTGAAGGTGGTTGAAGTCCCGCCGGGACCGCCGGTGCTCTCGCCGATCGTGGCCGAAATCTACGGGGCCGATGCCGGGGGCCGGCGCGAAGTCGCGAAGGCTGTGCGCGCCGTATTCGAGAAAACACCGGGGCTGGTTGATGTGGACGACAGCAGCATCGCGGTGGCCCCCAGGACGCTGCTGTTGGTGGAGCGCAGAAAAGCGGCGGTGCTGGGTGTGCCGCAGCAGGCGATCGTGGCCACGCTGCACGCCGGCCTGAGCGGCGAGGCAGCGACGTACCTGCACGACCAAAGCAAGTACCCGGCCGCCGCGATGCTCGAATTGCCCCCCGATCGCCAGGGCGACCTGAACACACTGCTGCAGCTCTCGGTACGCGGCGCCTCGGGCCAGCTGGTGCCGATCCGCGAGCTTGTCACGGTCACCGACACGGCGCGTGAACAGCCCGTTTATCACAAGGACCTGCTGCCCGTGAACTACGTTGTCGGCGACATGGCCGGCAAGGTCGACAGCCCCCTGTACGGTGTGTTTGCGATGCGCCGTGAACTGGCGAAAATCGTGACCCCGGGTGGTGGCCGGCTCGTCGAATATTTCATTCACCAGCCGCAAGACGCGTATCGCGACTACGCCCTCAAATGGGACGGCGAATCGCAAATCACCTACGAGACATTTCGCGACATGGGCGCGGCCTATGCCGTCGGGCTGATTCTGATCTATCTGCTGGTGGTGGCGCAGTTCGGCTCGTACCTGACGCCGCTGATCATCATGGCGCCGATTCCCCTGACGCTCATCGGCGTGATGCCCGGCCACGCCCTGCTCGGCGCGCAGTTCACCGCGACCAGCATGATCGGCATGATTGCACTGGCCGGCATCATTGTGCGCAACTCGATCCTGCTGGTCGATTTCATCAATTTGCAAGTGCGCGAGGGCGTACCTTTCAAACGAGCCGTGGTGCATTCCGCCACCGTGCGGGCGCAACCGATTTTGCTGACCGGGTTGGCCGCCATGCTCGGCGCCTTCTTCATCCTCGATGACCCGATCTTCAACGGGCTGGCAATCTCGCTGATCTTTGGCATCCTGGTCTCCACCGTGCTCACGCTGGTGGTGATCCCGACACTGTACTACGCGGCTTATCACCGCGTCTTTCAGCCAACCTCGCCAGCCCCTGGCGATTCCCCCACCCCACCTCAAGGAGTTTCATCATGACCTCATGGCAACTTGTGCGCCTGTTTGCGGGCGCATTTATTCTGCTTTCCCTCGCGCTGGGCATTCCAGGCAGCCCGATCTTTGTGAGTCAGTGGTGGCTTGCATTCACCGCGTTCGTGGGAGCCAACCTGCTGCAAAGCGCCTTCACGAAGTGGTGCATGCTCGAGATGATCCTGCGCAAGCTGGGCGCAACGTCCGGCAATTGAGACGCGGTGCGATGAAGCCGCTCAACGCACTGGCCGCTGCCGCCATGACCATCGTCATGGCCGGCGCGCCGCTGGCGGCCCGGGCCACCGATCTGCTCGATGTCTGGCATGCCGCCAGTGTGCATGATCCGGACGTCGCCATCGCGCAGTCTGCGCGCGAGGCCGGCGAAGCGCGCCGCGCACAGGCCTCGGCCTTGTGGCGGCCAACGGTGACCCTCAGTGGCAACGTGGCCCGCACGAGTGCAAACACCAGCACGGCGGGCGCCAACTTTTCCGCACCCGCCTTCGGCCAGTCCAACGGCGTGGCCTTCAACACCTCGATCAACGACGGCAACGCCAGCGGCTGGACACTCGAGGCCCGCCAGCCGCTGATCAGCCGCGAGCGACAGGCCCAGTCGCAACAACTGGATATCTCGGCGGATGCCGCCGATCTGGAGTGGCAGTCGAGCCGACAGGACTTGATGTTGCACACGGTACAACGCTATTTCGATGTGATCCTGGCACAGCGCAAACTGGATCTCCTGACGCGGCAGCACAGCGCGGTCGAGAGGGCGTGGGCGCAGGCAAAGGACCGTTTCGCGATAGGCGATGCGCCAGTCACGGACACCTACGAAGCATCGGCCCGTGCCGAAAGTCTGCGCGCGCAGGTGCTCGCCGCCGACAACGAACTTCAGCTCGCACGGACGGCGCTGTCCGATGCCACCGGCCTGGTGTCTCCGTCGCTTCAGATGCTGTCTCCCGGTGGCAGCGCCGTGCCCGGAGCATTGCCACCGCTGGCCCACTGGCTGGCACTGGCGGCGGACAGCAACCCCCAGCTGCGCCTGCAGTTGGCCAAGGCTCAGGCCGCCCGGGAGGAGACCGTCAAACTCAGCGCCGCCGCCTCAGCGAAGCTGGACCTTGTGGCGCAGGCTGGGGAGCAACGCCTGCGCGGCAGCGGCGACTTTGGCCCGGCCAGCAACACCACCCGCCAGGCGATGATCGGTGTGCAGTTGACCGTCCCGCTTTACACCGGCGGCTATCGCAGCGCGCGCCAGGCGGAAGCGCTGCACCTGGAGGACAAGGCGCTGGCCGAAGTGGACCGGACACGTCAGCAGATCAGCCAGCAAACACGGGCGGCCTGGCTCGGGCTGCAGGCGGGCAGTGCACGTATCAGCGCGCTGACTGAGTCACTCAAGGCGAGCCAGTCCCGGCTGGACGCGACACAACTCGGCCGTCAGGTCGGTGACCGCACCACGCTGGATCTGCTGAACGCCGAAAGCGACGCGAGCAATGCGGAGCTGGCGCTGCTGCAGGCCAGGGTGGACCTGCTGCTGAACCAGTTGCGCTTGCAGGCGCTGGCCGGTCAGCTCGATGAGGCCCGACTCGAGGCAGTGAACACCCTGCTGCAGCGCTGAGCAAGATCGATACGCCGGACAGACGAAAAGGTTTATTCACCGAAAGGAGACAACCATGGCTCATATCATCATCCTGGGCGCCGGCACCGGCGGCATGCCCGCAGCGTATGAATTGCGTGAGAAACTCGCAAAGACGCACCGCATCACCGTGGTCAACGCGGTGGACTATTTCCAGTTTGTGCCCTCCAATCCCTGGCTCGCGGTGGGCTGGCGTGAACGCGAGAACATCACCTTTCCGATCAAGCCCTACCTCGAGAAAAAGGGAATCGACTTTGTGGCGCAAGCGGTCACGCGCATTGATGCGGCCGGCAGCACGCTGGAGCTGCAGGACGGCAGCAGCCTCGCCTACGATTATCTGGTGATCACCACCGGTCCCAAGCTCTCATTTGACGAGGTGCCGGGCTCAGGTCCGGATGGCCACACGCATTCCATCTGCAACGTGGACCATGCCGGGCAGACCTGGACCGACTATCAAGCGTTCCTGAACAATCCCGGCCCGGTCATCGTCGGAGCCATGCCGGGTGCATCCTGTTTCGGGCCCGCCTATGAGTTCGCCTTTATTCTCAACCGGGATCTGCGGCGTCGCAAGCTGCGCAACAAGGTGCCCCTGACCTTTGTCACCAGCGAACCTTACATCGGTCACATGGGTCTGGGCGGTGTCGGCGATTCCAAATCGATGCTTGAGAGCGAATTTCGCAGCAACGACATCAAGTGGATCACCAATGCCAAAGTCACCAAAGTGGAAGCGGGCAAGATGTTCGTGACCGAAGTCGATGACAGCGGCAATGTGAAAAAGGAGCACGAGTTGCCGTTCAAGTTCAGCATGATGCTTCCGGCGTTCAAGGGGGTGGATCCGGTGGCGGCGGTGGAAGGGCTGTGCAACCCGCGCGGCTTCGTTCTGATAGACGAATTCCAGCGGAGCAGGAAATATACGAATATTTTTTCAGCCGGCGTGTGCGTGGCTATCCCGCCGGTGGAAGTCACCCCGGTGGCAACGGGTGCGCCCAAGACGGGCTACATGATCGAGACCATGGTCGGCGCCATCGTGCACAACATCTCAGCGGACCTGGCCGGCCAGCCCGCCACCACAAAAGCCAGCTGGAACGCCGTCTGCCTGGCCGACATGGGTGACACCGGTGCCGCCTTCGTGGCGCTGCCGCAGATTCCGCCGCGCAACGTCAACTGGTTCAAGAAGGGCAAGTGGGTGCACGTGGCCAAGATCGCCTTCGAGAAATATTTCTTGTACAAAATGAAGAATGGAAGCTCCGAGCCGATTTACGAAAAATACATGCTCAAGGCGCTTGGCATAGAGCGACTCGAGAAGTGACGAGCGCAGCCACGGCCAGATTTCATCCAGGATGGCCGCGTGCGCACGCGCTCAGCGGATGCGCGGCGGCGCCAGCAGCTGCTCGGGCGTGGTGAAGTAGGCGGCCGTCGCGCCGCGGCGTGCACGCGCCCGGGCCAGCTCGTGCCGCGCCACGCTGCGCAGGTGCACCTCGTCGGGCCCGTCCATCAGGTGCAGGGCACGGCCCCAAGTCCAGAAATACGCCAGCGGGGTGTCGGGCGACAGGCCCATGGCGCCGAACACCTGCATGGCACGGTCCACCACGCGGGTTTGCAGCCGCGCCGCCACCACCTTGATGCCGGCCACGTCGGCCCGGCTTTGCGCGCTCAGGTCCGCATGGGCGCCCTGGTCCAGCGCCCACGCGGCGCGCAGCACCAGCAGCCGCGCCTGGTCGATCTCCAGGCGCGACTCGGCGATCCACTCCTGCACGTTGGAAAAATCGGCCAGGTACTTGCCGAAGGCGCGGCGCTCGAGCGTGCGCTCGCAGGCCAGCGCCAGCGCGAGCTCGCACTGGCCGATGGTGCGCATGCAGTGGTGGATGCGGCCCGGCCCGAGCCGTGCCTGCGCCATCGCGAACCCCTCGCCTTCGGCTCCCAGCAGGTTCGCGGCCGGCACACGCACGTTCTGCAGCACGATTTCGCAATGCCCTTCGGGCGCGTGGTGCTGCATGATGGCAATGTTGCGCACCAGGCGCAGGCCGGGCGTGTCCATCGGCACCAGCACCAGGCTGTGCCGGCCGTGCTGTGGCACTTCGCCGCCGTCGCCGCCGCTCTCGCACATCACGATCAGCAGCCTGCAGTGCGGATGCGCGGCGCCGGTGATGAACCATTTGCGGCCATTGAGCACCAGCGCATCGCCATCATGGCGCAGCGTGGTCTGCAGGTTGGTCGGGTCGGACGAGGCCACGTCGGGCTCGGACATGGCGAAGGCCGAGCGCATCGTGCCGTGCAGCAGCGGGCCCAGCCATTGCGCACGCTGCGCCGGCGTGGCGAAGCGGTGCAGCAACTCGATGTTGCCGGTGTCGGGTGCGCTGCAGTTGAACACCTCGGAGGCCCATGGCAGGCGGCCCATGATCTCGGCCAGCGGCGCGTAGTCGAGGTTGCCCAGGCGTGTGCCGGGCTCGTCCTCGCGCAGTCCCGGCAGAAACAGGTTCCACAGCCCCTGCTCGCGCGCCAGTGTCTTCAGGTCTTCGAGAAACGGGGGCGGGTACAGCCCCTCGGCCACCGCTTGGTGCCAGGCGGCGTTGTAAGGCAGCACGTAGTGCGCCATGAAGTCTTCAAGACGCCGGCACAGGTCCTGGGCGCGCGGGGAAAGGTCGAAGTCCATGGGGCGTTGTCCTCTTACAGTCCGAGCGCGACAAACAGGCTGTCCATGCGCGCTGTCACATTCGCGTCCATGGCGATCGTGCGGCCCCACTCGCGCTGCGTTTCGCCGGGCCATTTGTTCGTGGCGTCGAGCCCCATCTTGCTGCCCAGGCCGCTGACGGGCGAGGCAAAGTCGAGGTAGTCGATGGGGGTGTTTTCAACCATCATGGTGTCGCGCACCGGGTCCATGCGGGTGGTGATGGCCCAGATCACTTCGCGCCAGTCGCGCACGTTGACGTCGTCATCGACCACGATGATGAACTTGGTGTACATGAACTGGCGCAGGTGGCTCCATACGCCCATCATCACGCGGCGGGCGTGGCCGGGGTAGGCCTTTCTGATTCGCACCACGGCCATGCGGTAACTGCAGCCTTCGGGCGGCAGATAAAAGTCGGTGATTTCCGGGAACTGGCGCTGCAGCAGCGGAATGAACAACTCGTTCAGCGCCATGCCCAGCACGGCCGGCTCATCGGGCGGCTTGCCAGTGTAGGTGGAGTGGTAAATCGGCTCGCGGCGCATGGTGATGCGGTCCACGGTGAACACCGGGAACTCGGCCTGCTCGTTGTAGTAGCCGGTGTGGTCGCCATACGGGCCTTCCAGCGCGTGCTGGTAGCCGCTGGCGTGAAGGGCGTCGGGGTAGATGTGGCCTTCGAGCACGATCTCTGCCGAGGCCGGCACGCGCAGCGGCACGCCCAGCGCTTTCACCACCTCGGTGCGGGCGCCGCGCAGCAGGCCGGCAAACTGGTATTCAGACAGGCTGTCGGGCACGGGCGTGACCGCGCCCAGGATGGTGGCCGGATCGGCGCCCAGCGCCACGGCGACCGGATAAGGCTGGCCGGGGTGCGCGGCGCAGTGATCGCGGAAATCCAGCGCGCCGCCGCGGTGCGCGAGCCAGCGCATGACGAGCTGGTTGCGTGAGAGGACTTGCTGGCGATAGATGCCCAGGTTTTGCCGCGCCTTGTGCGGTCCCTGCGTGATAACCAGGCCCCAGGTGATGAGCGGCGCGACGTCGCCGGGCCAGCAGTGCTGCACCGGCAGACGCGTCAAATCCACGTCCTGGCCTTCCCACACCACCTCCTGGCACGGTGCCGAACTACGCTCCCTGGGCGCCATGTGCCACAGGGTCTTGAGCAGGCGACCCAGACCGAGCATGTCCTTGAGGCCTTGCGGCGCCTCCGGCTCCCTGAGCGCCGCCAGTACATGGCCAAATACGCGCAGCTCGGCGAGGCTGCCCACGCCCATGGCGCGCGCCACCCGCGCCGGCGTGCCGAACAGGTTGCCCAGCACGGGCATGCTGTGGCCCGTGGGCTGCTCGAACAGCAGCGCCGGGCCGCCCGCGCGCAGCACGCGATCGCACAGCGCGGTCATCTCCAGGTAGGGCGAGACGGGCTCGGCGATGCGGCGCAGCTCGCCGCCCTGCTCCAGCTGGGCCATGAAGTCGCGCAGGTCACGGTAGGGCATGGCTGGTTTTACAAGCAAAAAGAGCCTGTAACGCTTGATGAATAAGCGCGAGCTGCTCTTTTTTTCATAGCAATCCGGGGATATCGGGGGCCGGCGCCGCCAGACCCTCCCAGCGCGGCGCGAGGTGGTGCGGAACGTCCAGCAGGTCGAGCACGCGCGCCACGCTGTGGTCCACGATCTCTGCCACGCTCGCAGGCCGCAGGTAGAACGCGGGCAGCGGCGGGCAGACGATGCCGCCCATCTCGGTCACGCTGACCATGTTGCGCAGATGGCCCAGGTGCAGCGGCGTCTCGCGCACCATGAGCACAAGGCGGCGGCGCTCTTTCAGCATCACGTCGGCGGCGCGTGTGAGCAGGTTGTCAGCCAGGCCGTGCGCCACCGCCGCCAGCGTGCGCATGGAGCATGGCGCCACCACCATGCCGGCACACTGAAACGAGCCGCTGGCAATGGCTGCACCCACGTTGCTCACGTCGTGCACCTGGTGTGCCAGCGCCTGCACGGCAGTGCGCTCCATGGCCAGTTCGTGCTGCAAGGTACGCCAGCCCGTCTCCGACACAACCAGATGCGATTCCACGCCCGGTGTGCGCTGCAGTACCTGCAGCAGGCGCACGCCATACACGGCACCGCTGGCGCCCGAGATGGCGATGATGAAGCGGCGCGGCAGCGACGCAGGACTCACCCATGACCCCTGCGTTGACCCACGACAGATGGCTCGCTGCGCCACGAAGGCGTCTTCGCATCTTGGGACGGCCCGGCAGTACTCATCGGGTCGCAGCGTCCGGCGCGCACGGGTCGTTGGCGGCTTGGGGTCCAGGCGGCAGGACGGCCGGGCTCGTATCCGCCGGGGCCGCAGCAGGCCGCGCGCCCAGTGGCGTCTGCTGCAGATCCTGCGTCACGCGCGCCAGCACGACGCGCGCCTGCCCGGGGTCGAAGTCTTCGTGCTGGCGCTTCTTGACGCCGTACTGCTGCAGCTGGTAGTGCCGGTCGGCGACGATGCCGTGGCGCGCCAGACTGCTCTTGACGCACACCAGCGGGCAGCCGTCCAGCGCAATGATCGGGCGCCCCGAACGCGCGGTTTTCACCAGCGCCTTGACGTCGCCACCGACGCCGGCGATGCACGACATTTCGGCGAGGCCCGTGCGGTCGAGCCGCACCGCCACATGGTTGGCCAGCTGCGCGGCGCTGGAGCAGCCGGAGCAGGAATACACCAGCGGACGGGGATCTTGTTCGCGATTCATGGCGAAGCTCCGGGGTGGGGTGCGCCGGAATGGAAGCCGCCGGCGGGCGGTGACTGGGACGAGCGGCCGGGCCGCAGCGCTGCCAGGCGCGCCAGCAACTGGCGCGGCGCCAGCTGCGCCAGGTCCAGCACGGGCAACTCCAGCGCGTCGAGTGTGTTCTTGACCACCAGCCCGAGCTCGGTGTCGCCTTCCATCGACAGGCGGCGGCTGAAAAACAGCGTGTCGGGGTCTTCCTGCCGCTGCGCCAGGCGTACGAAGTCGTGGGCACTGGCGCTGATGCACAGGTCGACGCTGTCCTGCGGCACGCGGGCGGCAAAGCCGCGCCCGTTCCAGGTGAAGTCAAAGGTCACGCGCGCATCACGCACATGAATGCGCAGGCGCTTGTGCAGCAGCCGCTCGCCCACATCCGGCGGCAACTGGCGCGCCAGGCCGGCATTGAGTGCCGCGACCAGTAGCACCGAGCCCGGATAGGGCGGCAGTCGCACCAGCACGGCACCGACCGGCCCGGGCAACAGGAAGGAAGACGGCTTGTTGTTCATGACACTCCGAAACGTCAGGCCACGTAGAACAGCACCGCGGCGAAGTGGCAGGCGCTGCCGCCCATCACGAACAGGTGCCACAGGCCGTGGCCATGCCGCAGCTTTTTGTCGGTCGCATAGAAAACGATGCCCACCGTGTAGCAGGCGCCGCCGGCCGCCAGCCAGGCGAAGCCATGGGGCGTCAGCGCTGCGAGCAGCGGCGAGATGGCGACCAGCGCAAGCCAGCCCATCAGCAGGTAAATGGCCAACGACGACACCCGCGCGCCCTTGGCCAGCCAGAATTCCTGCACGATGCCGAGCACGGCCAGGCCCCACTCCACGCCCAGCAGCGACCAGCCCCAGACGCCGCGCAGCGACACCAAGGCAAACGGCGTGTAGCTACCCGCAATCAAGAGGTAGATCGCACAGTGGTCAAGTTTGCGCAGCACGTTCTTGGCAGCGCCGCGCATACTGTGGTACAGCGTGGAGACCCCATACAGCACGATCAGCATGGCACCGTACACGCTGAAGCCGACAATCTTCCACGGGTCACCCAGGCGGGCGGCCAGCACCACCAGCAGCGCAGTGCCGAGTGCCGCCAGAGCCGCGCCGACCCCATGGCTGATGCTGTTGAACCTTTCGCCGTAGTACATGTGCTGTGGCCGTGTTTCAGGCCGTCGCCGGTTCGCCCGCGCTGGTGTGCTGCACCAGCCCCGGCAGGCCGTGCCAGTAGCCATTGCAGCCGGCGGCTGGCATGAGCGGCTGCAGCTGCGCGAGCGCCTCGTGTGGCGCCAGCGCATGCGTGCGTGCGGCGTGGAACACGTCGATCACCTCGCCCATGTGCTGCGACTGCGGGCTCAGGCGCACCACGTCCACACCAAGCGCGTGCATGTCGTCCAGCGCATCGACCAGGTTGTACACGCGCGCCGACTGTGTCTGCGTGCCGTTGAGCACGAGGAAGCCTTCCTTCTCGCGCGTGTTCAGCAGCAGGCCGTCGGGGTGGTCGATGCAGCTGAAGCGGCAGTCGTCCTTGGGCAGGTTGCGGTTGCGCGCCGTGAAGCAGCGCGCCGAATACGCCAGCGGCATGCGGCCGTAGGCAAACACCTCGGTTTGCAGGCCCGCCGGACGACCCGCCTGGATCACGGCCAGATCGTCCCGTTTCATCTCCAGCGGCATGACCCAGCGGCTGGCGCCCAGCGTGGCCATCCACTGCAGCGACGGCAGGTTGTACAGGTTCAGGTGCGGTCCGGCCACCCACGGCAGCTTGCCGGCCACAACATGCACGGCGCCCATGTCGTTGGCCTCGACAGCGCACAGGCCGTTGGCGGCAATCTTGTACAGCACGCTGACCTCCGAGCCCGATTCGATCAGCACCTGCGTGGACAACACCACCTCCTTGCCGGCGTCGATCAGCCGCGCGGCGATCTCCAGCCAGTCGGACAGCCGCAGC encodes:
- a CDS encoding TolC family outer membrane protein, encoding MKPLNALAAAAMTIVMAGAPLAARATDLLDVWHAASVHDPDVAIAQSAREAGEARRAQASALWRPTVTLSGNVARTSANTSTAGANFSAPAFGQSNGVAFNTSINDGNASGWTLEARQPLISRERQAQSQQLDISADAADLEWQSSRQDLMLHTVQRYFDVILAQRKLDLLTRQHSAVERAWAQAKDRFAIGDAPVTDTYEASARAESLRAQVLAADNELQLARTALSDATGLVSPSLQMLSPGGSAVPGALPPLAHWLALAADSNPQLRLQLAKAQAAREETVKLSAAASAKLDLVAQAGEQRLRGSGDFGPASNTTRQAMIGVQLTVPLYTGGYRSARQAEALHLEDKALAEVDRTRQQISQQTRAAWLGLQAGSARISALTESLKASQSRLDATQLGRQVGDRTTLDLLNAESDASNAELALLQARVDLLLNQLRLQALAGQLDEARLEAVNTLLQR
- a CDS encoding efflux RND transporter permease subunit — encoded protein: MTAPSVMGIAGRLAARFQNAKITPLLALVALLLGFFAVLVTPREEEPQINVTMANVLIPFPGAAVTDVEQMVAAPAEQVLSQMVGVEHVMSVSQPGLAVLTVQFKVGVPRTEALVRLYDTINSNADWLPKGLGVLDPIIKPKGIDDVPIVTLTLFSKNPATGAFDLERVAHSIESDLKRVPGTREVTTVGGPGRAVLVEMDPARMTGAGVTVPDLRQALQSANPGLPIGDLITGNRAVAIDAGPFLRQASEVADLVVGVHGGKPVFLRDVASVRDGPLPPNRYVWYGSAAKDGKAAAEYPAVTIAITKKAGENAIDVADALMRRVEVLRNTVIPADVTVAETRNYGATANDKAEKLIHKLLFVTALVVALVFVALGWREAAIVGSAVVLTLTVTLFASWAWGFTLNRVSLFALIFSIGILVDDAIVVVENIHRHQQQCPGTPLAEIIPGAVDEVGGPTILATLTVIAALLPMAFVSGLMGPYMSPIPINASMGMALSLAIAFTVTPWLARLWLKPTPPAPAQGEGSRTVAMHAAGQGLAARLGPLFDRLFRPLLDDARGSRHRRRLALGIALLIVASLALPATKLVLLKMLPFDNKSEFQVIVDMPAGTPVEQTAAVLHELGAYLATVPEVTDYQAYAGTAAPINFNGLVRQYYLRSGGNVGDLQVNLLDKQLRKEQSHEIATRVRAALQKIGRQFGANVKVVEVPPGPPVLSPIVAEIYGADAGGRREVAKAVRAVFEKTPGLVDVDDSSIAVAPRTLLLVERRKAAVLGVPQQAIVATLHAGLSGEAATYLHDQSKYPAAAMLELPPDRQGDLNTLLQLSVRGASGQLVPIRELVTVTDTAREQPVYHKDLLPVNYVVGDMAGKVDSPLYGVFAMRRELAKIVTPGGGRLVEYFIHQPQDAYRDYALKWDGESQITYETFRDMGAAYAVGLILIYLLVVAQFGSYLTPLIIMAPIPLTLIGVMPGHALLGAQFTATSMIGMIALAGIIVRNSILLVDFINLQVREGVPFKRAVVHSATVRAQPILLTGLAAMLGAFFILDDPIFNGLAISLIFGILVSTVLTLVVIPTLYYAAYHRVFQPTSPAPGDSPTPPQGVSS
- a CDS encoding efflux RND transporter periplasmic adaptor subunit — protein: MLKAGLATLVVASCVMTALPAGAADGGSLATVTVQAAGSTVSDGVSFDGVVEAVRQTNVSAQVSGAIVALNVSAGERVRAGQELLRIDARAAAELAAASAAQARAAQAALSVASADYERQKQLFQKQYISQSALDRAQGQFQAARAQVQALQAQASATHTQSGFFVVTAPYAGVVSAVPVALGDMATPGRPLVTLYDPSALRVTAAIPQSALQGVPDGKSLRLELPGAPVGQGLLEPGPVQILPAADAATHTLQVRLDVPAGVKGLVPGMFARVWLPVAAASSGGGRLYIPASAVVRRAEMTGLYVIGANGRPLLRQIRVGPLDGDRIEVLSGVQKGERIAADPQAAARVR
- a CDS encoding YgaP family membrane protein; protein product: MTSWQLVRLFAGAFILLSLALGIPGSPIFVSQWWLAFTAFVGANLLQSAFTKWCMLEMILRKLGATSGN
- a CDS encoding NAD(P)/FAD-dependent oxidoreductase, encoding MAHIIILGAGTGGMPAAYELREKLAKTHRITVVNAVDYFQFVPSNPWLAVGWRERENITFPIKPYLEKKGIDFVAQAVTRIDAAGSTLELQDGSSLAYDYLVITTGPKLSFDEVPGSGPDGHTHSICNVDHAGQTWTDYQAFLNNPGPVIVGAMPGASCFGPAYEFAFILNRDLRRRKLRNKVPLTFVTSEPYIGHMGLGGVGDSKSMLESEFRSNDIKWITNAKVTKVEAGKMFVTEVDDSGNVKKEHELPFKFSMMLPAFKGVDPVAAVEGLCNPRGFVLIDEFQRSRKYTNIFSAGVCVAIPPVEVTPVATGAPKTGYMIETMVGAIVHNISADLAGQPATTKASWNAVCLADMGDTGAAFVALPQIPPRNVNWFKKGKWVHVAKIAFEKYFLYKMKNGSSEPIYEKYMLKALGIERLEK